The proteins below come from a single Jaculus jaculus isolate mJacJac1 chromosome 12, mJacJac1.mat.Y.cur, whole genome shotgun sequence genomic window:
- the Sucnr1 gene encoding succinate receptor 1 — protein MAAQAFIPCTQEAETDTVSVFKDARKHAVGVGKMSEKTGSKRTTQTAQGPPQSEDKLDLEQAQWMVLTSVSYKVISGDVICDEENREINCQPCESLAEWVWNSTCENWLAAQAALEKYYLSIFYGIEFILGMLGNVTVLFGYLFCLKSWNSSNIYLFNLSISDLAFLCTLPVLTSSYATEQWQHGDVLCVSNRFALHANLYTSILFLTFVSMDRYLLIKYPFREHLLQKKGFAVFVSLAIWVLVTVELLPILPLISPVVTNQSTNCMDFASSGDPRYNLAYSLCLTLVGFVLPLAAMCFFYCKMAALLPAAPSRHRPRRLVLLAVATFSALFTPYHVMRNVSVASRLRAAPPRGCAHAAVRALYVVTRPVAFLNSVVNPVFYFLVGDRFREMLASKLRRLRTSLAPCRG, from the exons ATGGCGGCGCAAGCCTTTattccctgcactcaggaggcagag ACTGATACAGTGAGTGTGTTTAAAGATGCTAGAAAACATGCAGTTGGAGTGGGGAAGATGTCTGAAAAGACAGGGAGTAAAAGGACGACACAAACAGCACAGGGACCTCCACAATCTGAGGACAAGTTGGATTTGGAACAAGCCCAATGGATGGTTTTGACCTCAGTGAGCTACAAGGTGATTTCAGGTGATGTGATTTGTGATGaggaaaacagagaaataaaCTGCCAACCATGTGAGAGTTTGGCAGAATGG GTGTGGAATTCGACTTGTGAAAACTGGTTGGCCGCGCAGGCCGCCTTGGAAAAGTACTACCTTTCCATTTTTTACGGGATCGAGTTCATTCTGGGAATGCTTGGGAATGTCACTGTCTTGTTCGGCTACCTGTTCTGTCTGAAGAGCTGGAACAGCAGTAACATCTATCTCTTCAACCTGTCCATCTCCGACTTGGCCTTCCTGTGCACCCTTCCCGTGCTGACCAGCAGCTACGCCACGGAGCAGTGGCAGCACGGGGACGTGCTCTGCGTCAGCAACCGGTTCGCGCTGCACGCCAACCTGTACACCAGCATCCTCTTCCTCACCTTCGTCAGCATGGACCGCTACCTGCTCATCAAGTACCCTTTCCGCGAACACCTGCTGCAAAAGAAGGGTTTCGCCGTCTTCGTCTCCTTGGCCATCTGGGTGCTGGTGACGGTGGAGTTactgcccatcctccctctgaTAAGCCCCGTGGTGACAAACCAGAGCACCAACTGCATGGACTTCGCCAGCTCGGGGGACCCCAGGTACAACCTGGCCTACAGCCTGTGCCTCACCTTGGTGGGCTTCGTCCTCCCGCTGGCCGCCATGTGCTTCTTCTACTGCAAGATGGCCGCGCTCCTCCCCGCCGCGCCCTCCCGGCACCGGCCGCGGCGCCTCGTGCTGCTGGCGGTGGCCACCTTCTCGGCGCTCTTCACGCCCTACCACGTGATGCGCAACGTCAGCGTCGCCTCGCGCCTGCGCGCCGCGCCCCCGCGCGGGTGCGCGCACGCCGCCGTGCGCGCGCTGTACGTGGTGACGCGGCCCGTGGCCTTCCTGAACAGCGTCGTCAACCCCGTCTTCTACTTCCTGGTGGGCGACCGCTTCCGGGAGATGCTGGCGAGCAAGCTGCGGCGCCTCCGGACGTCGCTGGCGCCCTGCCGGGGGTGA